A region of [Bacteroides] pectinophilus DNA encodes the following proteins:
- a CDS encoding GHKL domain-containing protein — MLISYIQSIMMIILEVICCKIFFESFAEKRSKNNYRNYSIILGIVVCEYVIASLFYDKFILKQILAIVAVAVFMCFYFKIHFGKAIILSLLFQALLLSVDYFTLWLNVSLFDSIAEISRLHFVGGSLITVLGKIILFLVVLLIRKKVGGESSDVLRSTDWLRFIFFPVFTIFTVIALIMTSGNIENQKQENVFLVIALCLAGMNIVVFYMINDILKREIKIRENEVFQLKARNQTDMYRSISENFVKQRKKTHEYKNQIMCIESLIEMENYDELKDYVKSISGNLSTELDYIKTNNMIIDAILNSKYKETLDKGIVFIFQINDLSGIKMCDEDIVVILSNLLNNAIEACEKCSGKKFMKMKLVKEKDNIIISVKNTYDGKLNIKDGEIQTSKKYEMDEHGVGIKNIIEVITKYQGSYAIRNDNNEFYFSVILPN, encoded by the coding sequence ATGCTGATTAGTTACATTCAAAGTATTATGATGATAATATTGGAGGTAATATGCTGCAAAATATTTTTTGAAAGTTTTGCTGAAAAGAGATCAAAAAATAATTATAGAAATTATAGTATTATTTTAGGAATTGTGGTATGTGAATATGTAATAGCTTCATTATTTTATGATAAGTTTATCTTGAAACAAATATTGGCTATAGTTGCTGTTGCGGTGTTTATGTGCTTTTATTTTAAAATTCATTTCGGAAAAGCAATAATCTTATCATTATTATTTCAGGCATTGCTGCTTTCTGTAGACTATTTTACACTATGGTTAAATGTTTCTCTTTTTGATAGTATAGCAGAAATTAGCAGGTTGCATTTTGTAGGTGGAAGTTTAATAACGGTTTTGGGAAAAATAATTCTTTTCCTAGTTGTTTTGCTTATCAGGAAGAAAGTAGGAGGGGAGTCCTCGGATGTTTTAAGAAGTACAGATTGGCTTCGATTTATTTTTTTCCCAGTTTTTACAATCTTCACAGTTATTGCATTGATCATGACATCTGGAAACATTGAGAATCAAAAGCAGGAAAATGTATTCTTGGTTATAGCATTGTGTTTAGCAGGGATGAATATAGTTGTGTTCTATATGATAAATGATATATTAAAACGTGAAATTAAGATTCGTGAAAATGAAGTGTTTCAACTGAAAGCACGAAATCAGACAGACATGTACCGTTCTATTTCAGAAAATTTTGTTAAACAACGGAAAAAAACACATGAATATAAGAACCAGATTATGTGCATTGAGTCTTTGATAGAGATGGAAAATTATGATGAACTAAAGGATTATGTGAAAAGTATAAGCGGAAATTTGAGTACAGAGTTAGATTATATTAAAACAAATAATATGATTATTGATGCTATATTAAATAGCAAATATAAGGAAACATTGGATAAAGGCATTGTATTTATCTTTCAAATCAATGATCTATCAGGAATTAAAATGTGTGATGAGGATATTGTTGTTATATTATCGAATCTTTTGAATAATGCAATAGAGGCTTGTGAAAAGTGCTCAGGCAAAAAATTTATGAAAATGAAACTGGTTAAAGAGAAAGACAACATTATTATATCTGTAAAGAATACATATGATGGTAAACTTAATATTAAAGATGGAGAAATACAGACCTCAAAGAAATATGAAATGGATGAGCATGGGGTTGGAATAAAAAATATAATTGAGGTTATAACAAAATATCAAGGCTCTTATGCTATACGAAATGATAATAATGAGTTCTACTTCTCAGTTATATTGCCAAACTAA
- a CDS encoding LytTR family DNA-binding domain-containing protein — MSNLCVEGDEHMFRIAICDDERQFRKRIHDILIEYMNENDILYEIDEFESGKDFISLGINLAKYDIVFLDVNMDELDGMETAQKIRKVSNDVFIVFVTAFITCAPQGYSVGAIRYILKNNVNFPELIFECMDAISLNMNYVAQKKKFNFNEGTKIVALERLLYIESRLHKLEFYIMEDKLKKYSIYGKLDELEKELQGNDFIRIHQSYLVNMKHIEKVSRYEALLNNGIKLEIPKARYKFVEETFVSYKGEL, encoded by the coding sequence ATGTCAAATTTGTGTGTGGAAGGGGATGAGCATATGTTCAGAATTGCTATATGTGATGATGAAAGACAATTTAGAAAACGCATTCATGATATTTTAATAGAATATATGAATGAAAATGATATATTATACGAAATTGATGAATTTGAATCAGGAAAGGATTTTATAAGTTTAGGTATCAATCTAGCAAAGTATGATATTGTTTTTCTGGATGTAAATATGGATGAACTGGATGGAATGGAAACTGCGCAGAAAATAAGAAAAGTCAGCAATGATGTTTTTATAGTTTTTGTTACAGCATTTATTACATGTGCCCCTCAAGGATACAGCGTAGGAGCTATAAGATATATTCTGAAAAATAATGTAAATTTTCCGGAACTAATATTTGAGTGTATGGATGCAATCAGCTTGAATATGAATTATGTAGCCCAAAAGAAGAAATTTAACTTTAATGAGGGTACAAAGATTGTAGCATTAGAGCGTTTGTTATACATAGAGAGCAGATTGCATAAACTTGAGTTTTACATTATGGAGGACAAGTTAAAAAAATATTCAATATATGGCAAACTAGATGAGCTGGAAAAAGAGTTGCAAGGTAATGATTTTATCCGGATACATCAAAGTTATCTGGTTAATATGAAGCATATTGAGAAAGTCAGCCGGTATGAGGCGTTATTGAACAATGGTATTAAGTTGGAAATTCCAAAAGCACGATATAAATTTGTTGAAGAAACATTTGTTTCGTATAAAGGAGAATTGTAG
- a CDS encoding accessory gene regulator B family protein, giving the protein MIAKFAKKINEILIQKEIVQKEDAELYQYGIENGIVVAGNLLASGIFGIVTGRPGLVLVFLLFYASLRSYSGGSHCKSRIGCFLISMAILFIPVYTYEPVMKNVPNAVILLIGVLAVVIIIVLAPVESINKPLDEEERKYYARVTHCITALQVCVLIILFCLDLQDYFYAGYVSIVLIAVFMVMGKIAVKRYVQ; this is encoded by the coding sequence ATGATTGCTAAATTTGCAAAGAAGATAAATGAAATATTGATACAAAAGGAGATTGTGCAAAAAGAGGATGCAGAACTGTACCAATATGGGATAGAAAATGGCATTGTTGTTGCAGGAAACCTTTTGGCTTCTGGAATATTTGGCATTGTGACGGGGAGACCGGGACTTGTTCTGGTCTTCCTGTTATTTTATGCCTCGTTGAGAAGCTATAGTGGGGGCAGCCACTGTAAGAGTAGAATCGGCTGTTTTTTGATATCAATGGCAATTTTATTTATTCCGGTTTATACATATGAGCCTGTAATGAAAAATGTTCCTAATGCCGTGATTTTATTGATCGGAGTTCTTGCAGTGGTAATTATTATTGTCCTTGCCCCAGTGGAAAGTATCAATAAACCTCTTGATGAGGAAGAAAGAAAGTATTATGCAAGGGTAACACATTGCATAACAGCATTGCAGGTATGTGTTCTTATCATTTTATTTTGTTTGGATCTACAAGATTATTTTTATGCTGGGTATGTGAGTATAGTCCTGATAGCAGTATTTATGGTTATGGGAAAGATTGCAGTGAAACGATATGTGCAATAG
- a CDS encoding cyclic lactone autoinducer peptide, which translates to MSKLRRLMNRLSHGALTSVAALALTVTATNMNRCCWFIFGQDKLPDNAKKLRKF; encoded by the coding sequence ATGTCAAAATTAAGAAGATTGATGAACCGACTCAGTCATGGAGCATTAACCAGCGTGGCAGCACTTGCCCTTACGGTAACTGCAACCAATATGAACCGTTGCTGCTGGTTTATTTTCGGACAGGACAAGTTACCGGATAATGCGAAAAAACTTAGAAAATTTTAA
- a CDS encoding GHKL domain-containing protein has product MEYVIRFAISLFDLAVFMYYFHSNKKMKPVSKVWIWAGFTIAAIIWTFVSSIKNPYLNLATLLIVLILLSFYYESGMWTRIINIVTFMGIGMLFEPVALLLLHAMNFHMGESYKYYFVMVICSFVRGNVMYILSKLISKKGMQIADFPKEILGVLVMVFAFTVLNCCFVILLSLEAGSEKSLLMCASIVISIVLTDYFMLYMMERFNYLVQKQYEDAMYREEMHYKDIYYEEAEKQNKEVQKLKHDMKHKLHELYHLLENSDGHELSEKIGAMCIEFEQIDEKQYSDNPIVDSVLRIKFGRAKARGIKVETSIRIPKKMQLDHGDIGVLYGNLVDNAVEACSKVPEGQRFVKIENKYQSGILLLVITNSKTGKKNKSLKTTKKDNIRHGHGVQSVRKVVEKYNGTVSFTDKGDIFEVSAMLYGIEVKE; this is encoded by the coding sequence ATGGAATATGTGATACGCTTTGCCATCAGCCTGTTTGATCTGGCAGTGTTTATGTATTATTTTCATTCCAATAAGAAAATGAAACCAGTATCAAAGGTATGGATATGGGCTGGATTTACCATTGCTGCAATTATATGGACATTTGTCAGTAGCATAAAAAATCCGTATCTGAATCTTGCGACTCTTTTGATTGTGCTTATACTGTTATCATTTTATTATGAATCAGGAATGTGGACGAGAATTATAAATATTGTGACATTCATGGGTATTGGAATGCTGTTTGAACCTGTAGCCTTGCTGTTACTCCATGCTATGAATTTTCATATGGGAGAAAGTTATAAATATTATTTTGTAATGGTAATATGCAGCTTTGTTCGTGGAAATGTGATGTATATTCTGTCAAAATTGATTTCAAAGAAAGGGATGCAGATTGCTGATTTTCCGAAAGAAATTTTGGGTGTGCTTGTTATGGTATTTGCCTTTACGGTGTTGAACTGCTGCTTTGTTATTCTTTTGTCATTGGAAGCTGGCAGTGAAAAAAGCCTGCTTATGTGTGCCAGTATTGTAATTTCCATTGTCCTGACAGATTATTTTATGCTGTATATGATGGAACGTTTTAATTATCTTGTGCAAAAACAGTATGAGGATGCAATGTACAGGGAAGAAATGCACTATAAAGACATCTATTATGAAGAAGCAGAAAAACAGAATAAGGAAGTGCAGAAGTTAAAGCACGATATGAAACATAAATTGCATGAACTGTATCATCTGTTGGAAAATAGTGATGGGCATGAACTTTCAGAGAAAATCGGTGCGATGTGCATAGAATTTGAGCAGATAGATGAAAAGCAGTATTCTGATAATCCAATCGTAGATTCTGTGCTCCGCATTAAATTTGGCAGGGCAAAGGCAAGGGGGATAAAAGTAGAAACATCTATTCGTATTCCAAAGAAGATGCAGCTTGATCATGGGGATATAGGTGTATTGTATGGAAATCTTGTGGATAATGCGGTAGAAGCCTGTAGCAAGGTGCCGGAGGGACAGCGTTTTGTAAAGATTGAAAATAAGTACCAGTCGGGGATTTTGCTTCTTGTAATAACAAACAGCAAAACAGGAAAGAAAAATAAAAGCCTGAAAACAACCAAGAAAGATAATATCCGACATGGGCATGGTGTTCAGAGTGTCCGCAAAGTGGTAGAAAAATACAATGGAACGGTAAGTTTTACAGATAAAGGGGATATATTTGAGGTTTCAGCAATGCTCTATGGAATTGAAGTGAAGGAATAA
- a CDS encoding LytTR family DNA-binding domain-containing protein codes for MLNIAVCDDSRTDVEMLESAFDKLAQYQFSYEVYFTAKELLKHVIDYGEMYHLYIFDIEMPEMNGLQLAKEIRKIDAKALFVFLTGYTQYVMDVFEVITFDYISKPITVEKLESVLLKAMQYLHMIKRDFVFQFRKNQFRISCDDIVYFEKKGRQAVIHTISENFKANMTTEEIWKQLDDKVFAHIHVSYIINLGHIRAIDGDEVVMDNEERLLIARSHKQNLKEKHMEFVRRMV; via the coding sequence ATGCTTAATATTGCGGTCTGTGATGACAGCAGAACAGATGTAGAAATGCTGGAAAGTGCTTTTGATAAGTTAGCACAGTACCAGTTTTCTTATGAAGTGTATTTTACAGCGAAGGAGTTGCTGAAGCATGTTATAGATTATGGAGAAATGTATCATCTGTATATATTTGACATTGAAATGCCGGAGATGAATGGTTTGCAGCTTGCAAAAGAAATCCGGAAAATAGATGCCAAAGCATTGTTTGTATTCCTGACTGGATATACTCAGTATGTTATGGATGTTTTTGAGGTTATTACCTTTGACTATATTTCTAAACCGATTACAGTGGAAAAGCTGGAGTCCGTTCTTTTAAAAGCCATGCAGTATCTTCATATGATAAAGCGTGACTTTGTCTTTCAGTTCCGAAAAAATCAGTTTCGTATTAGCTGCGATGATATTGTGTATTTTGAGAAGAAAGGTCGTCAGGCAGTGATACATACGATTTCAGAAAATTTCAAGGCAAATATGACAACTGAAGAAATATGGAAACAGCTTGATGATAAGGTCTTTGCCCATATTCATGTATCATATATCATCAATCTTGGGCATATCAGGGCGATTGATGGAGATGAAGTAGTGATGGACAATGAAGAAAGACTTCTGATTGCCCGCTCCCATAAGCAGAATTTAAAAGAAAAACATATGGAGTTTGTAAGGAGGATGGTTTAA
- a CDS encoding helix-turn-helix domain-containing protein: MNLEKSEIADVLGVTVEHYRKLEAGVTGISVDKVLTLYHKYGIDPTYLITGESSNIKDFNLDYYVANSTKEQRNDFFDRVLAYLSKLIR; this comes from the coding sequence ATGAACCTTGAAAAGTCAGAAATTGCGGATGTATTGGGTGTTACAGTAGAACATTATCGAAAACTTGAAGCAGGTGTAACTGGAATATCTGTAGATAAAGTATTGACACTCTATCATAAATATGGAATTGATCCTACATATCTTATAACAGGCGAGAGCAGCAACATAAAAGATTTTAATTTGGATTACTATGTTGCGAACAGCACAAAAGAGCAGAGAAATGATTTTTTTGACCGTGTGCTGGCGTATTTATCTAAGTTGATTAGATAA
- a CDS encoding transposon-transfer assisting family protein: protein MFKAIAHQQGVSASEVKERIQSTICIYHKHDCRRTIAAISDALPDMDAAMRPLAEQTIHKLQNITDAAFEEAQFTMTLSDAE, encoded by the coding sequence GTGTTTAAAGCGATTGCACATCAACAAGGTGTTTCCGCATCAGAAGTAAAAGAACGTATTCAATCAACCATCTGCATTTACCACAAGCACGACTGCCGCAGAACGATTGCGGCGATTTCCGACGCACTGCCGGATATGGACGCAGCTATGCGTCCGCTGGCAGAGCAGACGATCCATAAACTGCAAAACATAACCGACGCAGCATTTGAGGAAGCGCAGTTCACCATGACGCTTTCAGACGCAGAGTAA
- a CDS encoding ATP-binding protein, protein MKKVFTFFLAMAIIFGISGCGKKEYIVFPFSASDVVKIETYYSNSEADTKEKTLTEEADIDYLYTFFSELPVKDANSDSTNDGSTIKFVFDLSDGTNYELVYIGIATKKGYLQSETSDFYYFTSSDIIGVWANLSKMRLDF, encoded by the coding sequence ATGAAGAAAGTCTTTACATTTTTTCTCGCAATGGCAATTATATTTGGAATTTCTGGTTGTGGAAAGAAAGAATATATTGTTTTTCCTTTTTCTGCATCAGATGTTGTGAAAATTGAAACGTACTATTCTAACTCAGAGGCAGACACCAAGGAAAAAACGCTAACAGAAGAAGCGGATATTGACTACCTATATACGTTTTTTTCTGAGCTGCCTGTGAAAGATGCAAATTCAGATTCTACTAACGACGGTAGTACAATAAAATTCGTGTTTGATCTTTCAGATGGGACGAATTACGAACTTGTTTACATTGGTATTGCAACAAAAAAGGGATACCTACAATCTGAAACTTCTGATTTTTATTATTTTACATCTTCTGACATCATTGGTGTTTGGGCAAACTTATCTAAGATGCGGCTTGACTTTTAA
- a CDS encoding sigma-70 family RNA polymerase sigma factor — MMILLFSVLNDEQRALVERIFHEHHIHFQRISFNIVKSEEAAEDVVSTAFIKIMDNIEKISDLPCPQMTAFCVTIVKNASIDVLRQLQQSVHIDYWDNISDEDTDDIEDECIHNADVHRLTEVIDQLNPDDRHFIYLRYTLEMGYREIGELLNISEDAAKKRGQRLVKKLQKLYEER; from the coding sequence ATGATGATACTCCTATTTAGTGTTTTGAATGATGAACAACGTGCGCTGGTAGAGCGGATATTCCATGAGCATCATATCCACTTCCAGCGCATTTCGTTTAATATTGTGAAGTCAGAGGAAGCCGCAGAGGATGTCGTGTCCACTGCATTTATAAAAATCATGGACAACATCGAAAAAATTTCTGATTTACCCTGTCCCCAAATGACCGCTTTCTGCGTTACCATAGTGAAAAATGCTTCTATTGACGTACTACGTCAATTACAACAGAGTGTTCACATTGATTACTGGGACAATATTTCGGACGAGGACACGGACGATATTGAAGATGAATGTATTCACAATGCAGATGTACATAGGCTGACTGAGGTAATAGATCAGCTTAATCCCGATGATCGGCATTTTATCTATCTTCGCTATACGCTGGAAATGGGATATAGAGAGATTGGTGAATTGCTGAACATTTCGGAGGATGCCGCAAAAAAACGTGGGCAGCGGCTCGTCAAGAAGCTCCAAAAACTGTATGAGGAAAGGTGA
- a CDS encoding DUF4367 domain-containing protein, which yields MDMNWQTMLHEAANASFEKDIEVRSAADNDAYSCVDLPKAKIRELSEKILHLPHQGIVLLFSRYCFRLSPQETEKFFQMKNAKGRFRFYRELLSTSMGLSSEQVISDASLNRACKIAMKDYLRTELKEDAAVSSTGKSRTHIVFRRFGKAVAVAAITITLLFSTAMVTNAKIREKVIAWIVETFEKYSIFELQSDGENTKPDLQSYKPTYLPDGAELKNTVEQPEMLAYEYAINESSYFNILLSKSDTRIYADAENTEIESFDKDGVIGYYFKKDDLNYICYERDGDFFSIYGSIDMDELIKIAAGITTE from the coding sequence ATGGATATGAATTGGCAAACCATGCTGCATGAAGCAGCAAATGCCAGCTTTGAAAAGGATATAGAAGTTCGCTCTGCCGCCGATAATGACGCCTACTCCTGTGTAGATTTACCGAAAGCAAAGATCCGAGAATTAAGCGAAAAGATTCTGCACTTGCCGCATCAGGGAATTGTTCTATTATTTAGTAGATACTGCTTCCGGCTATCTCCCCAAGAAACTGAAAAGTTTTTCCAAATGAAAAATGCAAAGGGTCGCTTCCGCTTTTACCGTGAACTACTTTCTACAAGCATGGGGCTTAGCTCGGAGCAAGTGATTTCGGATGCTTCTCTCAATCGCGCCTGTAAAATTGCTATGAAAGACTATTTACGCACGGAGCTAAAAGAGGATGCTGCTGTAAGTAGTACCGGAAAGAGCCGAACGCATATTGTGTTCAGACGGTTCGGCAAAGCTGTTGCAGTCGCAGCAATTACCATAACCCTGTTGTTCTCAACGGCTATGGTAACTAATGCAAAGATCAGGGAAAAAGTGATTGCGTGGATAGTCGAGACATTTGAAAAATACAGTATCTTTGAACTGCAAAGCGACGGGGAAAACACAAAGCCCGATTTGCAGAGCTATAAGCCTACCTATCTTCCCGACGGGGCGGAATTGAAGAATACGGTTGAACAGCCGGAAATGCTTGCCTATGAATATGCCATCAACGAATCGAGTTATTTTAATATTCTTCTTAGTAAATCAGATACAAGGATTTACGCCGACGCAGAAAATACAGAAATTGAATCGTTTGACAAGGATGGTGTGATTGGCTACTACTTCAAGAAAGATGATTTGAATTATATTTGCTATGAGCGGGATGGCGATTTCTTTTCTATATATGGCTCTATTGATATGGACGAACTGATAAAAATTGCCGCTGGTATAACAACAGAATGA